From the Trifolium pratense cultivar HEN17-A07 linkage group LG4, ARS_RC_1.1, whole genome shotgun sequence genome, the window AGTTGGAACAGCAACAGCAGCAACACTTGGACCATCAACATCATCAGCTTCAGCATCACCACCAGCACCGCCGCCACTTGGATTTGAAACATCCTCAGTTCTTGCAACCTTCTTTGGCCTACCTCTAGGTCTACCACTTCCAGAAGAAACCTTAGGAGGCTTAGGTGGGGCATTAGGGTCCTTTGGAGGACGACCTCTTGGTCTTGGTGGGGAAAAAACAGTTGCTGGTGGTGGAGCCAATGGATCTTTTGGCTTTGGTGGCCTACCACGTCCTCTCTTTGGTGGTGCACTTGGATCAGGTTTCATGTAGTTGTTCTTTGCAAAAACAAGATCACCATTTTCTTTCATTTGGTTCAGATGATTTGAAAGAACAATTGAATGACCTTCTGGTAATTCACCATAGATTGATTCTATGTAGTTTGATATTGCTGATTTGTTTGAACCAGTTGGTTCATTCAGTGCTTCCAGTGCCTTCAGTATCAtctgcataaaataaaaaaatcatcaacagtgtcaaaataaagattcaatttttttcactaAATTTTCTACCATGTTGTGAAAATCATGTAACATGTTAATGGGTTTTtgagaaaacaaagaattcaAGTTTAATTTAGCTGAAATTCATgagatgaaagtaaaaaaatcatttttttctaaTTGCCTAAATTCTtgaaaaaccctaaaaaaattcctttaattgattaaaaacaaactaaagattataATTTggtgagaaaaataaaatacccAAGTAAGTAAAAATGGTTAGATCAGTGTAAAAATTTCAACTTTACTAAGAAATATTATTCTACAAGGTTAATTTTCtaggaaaaataattaaaaagaggGAAATTGATTTTGGGGGTGAATTTACCTCAGGGTATGGAGGAAGTGACTGAGGCTTATTAACCTCTTGAGTAGCCATTGAAGTTGCAAAATagtgagaaaaataaaagagcTAAAAAATTGAAGACTAAAATTTTGAGGAAGTTGGAAAATTTTATGAGAAAtgagattttgtttttgatgtGTGTGTTTGTTACAAGATCTGAGGATTGAATTTAAAGGAAGATAAATGTATTAAAGATTggaaagaaattaaatatattaaaaaaagcttACTCCTCTTTTTCCCAACCTATATCTTGTGTTCTTCTAAACAAGAAAATGAACGGCTAGGAATTAATAAAATGATGATGATCTGATGGTTGAGATTCTATTGTGGAGAATATCACATGGATTGATGACATGGCAAGTGTGTGTTAGTTCACAGAAATATTTGGAGGTACCTACTGTCTTTTGCATGCTTTGTTCTTTTGGATGAGGTTATCTGATGTAGACTATctcaattttgaatattttaatattttttaattaatgagagtttttttttttttttttgactaaacatTTATGGAGAGTTGAAAATgtattcattgtttttttttaaaattctaaaggatattatttaattagttgttcaatcaataaaaaaatataccttttttataattttgatttgactgaaattttaattatatttaaaaaattaaattaattttttttaaattaaaagaataagTTTTTCAAAGTCATGTTGATTAAAATATCATTgaatatgacaaaataaaaaatatttaattataaaaacaagaaaataattataaaaagaataaatatattTGCATTCCACATAATATGAGAaggaaataatatatattaggttccgtttaataaaaaatactctGAGGTccttaatatagaaaaattttactttttagattcatggaattattaatgtatttggtc encodes:
- the LOC123920698 gene encoding HMG-Y-related protein A-like; its protein translation is MATQEVNKPQSLPPYPEMILKALEALNEPTGSNKSAISNYIESIYGELPEGHSIVLSNHLNQMKENGDLVFAKNNYMKPDPSAPPKRGRGRPPKPKDPLAPPPATVFSPPRPRGRPPKDPNAPPKPPKVSSGSGRPRGRPKKVARTEDVSNPSGGGAGGDAEADDVDGPSVAAVAVPTSRGRGRPPKVKPQMTEVSVES